A window of Grus americana isolate bGruAme1 chromosome 15, bGruAme1.mat, whole genome shotgun sequence genomic DNA:
gggcgcaGCCATgtctttctgctccttcctcgGGGGCGAGGTGTTCAAGGACCACTTCCAGCCGGGTGAGCGGGACCGGGGTGATGGCGGGGGGGCTCCCCGTGGGGCCTGCAGGTTCCCCGTGGGATGGGGGGATCCCCATCGTGGGGtcgggggggtggcaggggatGTCCTCCGCAGGGGCTGAGGTCCCCGGGGTAGGGGGGAGGTGTGTGTGCGCGTCTTTCCTGTGGAGCATCCTCCACCCGTGGGGACCGGGCTGGGTGTCCCCTCTCTGTGGTCCTTGTCGGGGGATCCCCCCCATGGGGCCAgggtggggggatgggggagatgCCGCCTACAaaggtggggctgggggggtcccttgGAGGGGACTCGTCCTGCAGAGGAGCCTCTATGGGGGATGTGGGCCCTGCCCTGTGGCCCACGCGGGCAAAGTTCAGCACGAGTGTCCCATGTCACCCTGCTGACGTGTTCCCACTGctaccgccccccccccccccccccccccgatcccTGGCAATCGCTGCTGGGAGCTGGCCAGAGAGCGGGGCCAGGCGGCTGCCCCCCAGCACTGACCCCTCTCCTGCCACGCTCCCCAGGCATCTACGTCTGTGCCAAGTGTGGTCACGAGCTGTTCTCCAGCCGTGCGAAGTACGAGCACTCGTCCCCGTGGCCAGCCTTCACCGAGACCGTCCAGGAGGACAGCGTGTCCAAGCGCAAGGAGCGGCCGGGGGCTTTGAAGGTGCCGATTCTGAAATGCTTGGGAAGtagcaaaaaaatccccacaggCTTTTTTCATGAGCCTGTCTGCTGAGAAAGACCACTTGCTGTTGAACTCTCTCTTTGCATTTCCAGGTGTCTTGTGGAAAGTGTGGCAATGGGCTCGGCCATGAATTCCTCAACGATGGGCCGAAGAGGGGGCAGTCCCGCTTCTGAATATTCAGCAGCTCGCTGAAGTTCATCCCGAAAGGTAAAGGCTGTGGCTTGGCAGCTGTTTCAGCCCACGTAGTTATTTTTGGGAAGTTGCTGATAGCCAGACCACGCTGTGTGCAATGCACTGCTTTCAGTGGGGCGTAGCTGGCTGTTCAGATAAGCCGAGGAGCCACTCGCATCCTCAACAAATCTCACGTGCATCAGTCTGCTCAGCTGACGGCTCAGCGGGGGCTCCCTGACCTCCCACAGTGAAATGCAGAGTGTGCTGGAGCTCCTCGATGCGGCCACAGGTGTCCGTGTGTCCGAGGGGTGGCTGAGCGTTGGGGGTTTTCTGCTGGTGGTGCAAAGTGAGGGCAGGGAGCTCCTGCCGTGGCAAAAATGGGGCTGGGAGACTTTGCTGGTTCACTTCTCGGAAGTCAGGTGGGAGCTCTGAATATCGCAGCTGCCCTACGGGTagggagtgggtctgtggggaagggcagggctTCTTGCCATTGTGGTTAGCTTGCTGTTTGCTTCCCCTAAGTCAGAAAAGGCTTTGGGAGGCCCTGTCCCTGGCCATGACTTGCTGTCCTGCTTGTCAGACTGCGATGGCTGTGAGATGTTAGCTGCACATAGCAAAGTAACCATATAAAAGGGGCTGGGGGTTCTGGAGCAAGAAACACGAGCCCTgatttttcctccccctcttttAGGCAAATCAGACAAGGACCTGAAGGAGACGTAAGCGAGCTGCTCTACTTGGCACACTGCTCTTGGGCTGATCCTGTGTTCACATCATGGGGTGCACCATCTGGTCAAGGGGGCACCTGGAGCAAGAGAAACCCCGAAGAACCTCCTGGTTTCCCTGGACTGGTTCCCTCTCAGAGCTGCTCCGATTTGGGATGCTGGGGGGAGCACAGAGGAGGCGAGGGGAAAAGAGGGTTGCTGAAGCTCTGTGCTTGCTGGGTAGCAGGTTATATGACCTGTGCTTGAGGGTGTTTCACACAAATTGGGGTGATGCAAAGGCTACGGCTCTTCGTGTTACCCACTCTCACCTCCTCAACCGTCTGTTCTCCCCAGCATCCTCGCCTCTGCCAGTAGCAGCTACTACTGAGGCCTTTTGGTTTTGCCCATTAGAGCAACGCGTGTGCCTGCAGTCCTGCCTCTGCTGAGCTCTGGGGAGGTTTTGCTGTTGACATCAGCCGAGCCAGGACGCTCTCCAGATCACAGCCAGGAGGGGCCAATTCTAATGTGACACCAATTCAATCCAGAGTCACTCTGCTGGCATTTCCAGGGAGTAATGCTGGATTAGCTGAGGTCAGAGTCTAGGTTAATCTCTGGTGCTATTCTGGGCTGGGATCATGGTATGAATTGCGCTATATAAACCCTCCCAGGGTGCTAGGGCAAGGATGATTTTATGATCCTGCTAGACAGCATCCAGGTATTTTACCCCTCTACCCATCTTGCACGCAGTAGAGACAGTTCTAGGTTTCTCATGCCCTCTGGGCTTGATTCTGAGTTGGCCTTACACCAGATTTATCACTGTGCTATAGACCCCAGTGGCACTAACGGTTCCTCCTTGCTGTACAATGGTGCAAGGGAGGCCAGAATCAGTCTCATGGGCTGCACTTTGCACAACTCCGGCTTTAGGAATCACATCTGCGTTCCCTCTGCGCTTGGAAGGGCTGGGACACGGATTTCTCCTTAATTCAGCATCTGATTCGTggccttccctccctgcccagaaACCAAATCCTCCTCTTTGAAGTCAATACACAAGGATTTTTGAAGACGGCAAAACCTTTTGCTGACCTGTGGGTCTGGTGGTGCAGCTCTAGTGCAACACGTGAATGGTTTGGTgaggctgtgctgccagcacTGTTACGGTGCAGCTGCACTTGGGGGCACATTAGAGGCTTTTCTCTGCATGCATTTAGCCTCAGTCCCATCGTTACGAGGGCACTGATAAAAAGCGCAACGCGCCAGCTCATTACCTGGAGCTCACTGCTGGTCTTGTACCTCtttcaatactgaaaataaagcactgATTCACTGTGTCGGAGAAATaacctcttttttaaaaaagcaccgGCGAGAGCACCCCGGTGCATCTGCCATGGGATTCCTTCTCTCCTCAGTTTGCCCGGTGTTGGTTGAAAGCTGGGGAGGCTGCACTGGTGGTGGGACGCGTGCGAGGCAGGCACAAATGCGGGTACAAAGCCCTGGCCAGAAGGCTGAGAGCAGATTTCATCTGGAGTCTCTGTCTCCAGCTGCAGACCAGGTGACCCAAGGTGTGGACACGCATTAGCTCGCATCCAGCGTGGTCTTGCAACCTGAAGAGTTGGCCTGAGGCCAATGCGTGTGATTTTTATCCTGTATCTGTCACTGTTACCCCAGGTTTTGCCATGTGAAGGGGGGG
This region includes:
- the MSRB1 gene encoding methionine-R-sulfoxide reductase B1 — encoded protein: MSFCSFLGGEVFKDHFQPGIYVCAKCGHELFSSRAKYEHSSPWPAFTETVQEDSVSKRKERPGALKVSCGKCGNGLGHEFLNDGPKRGQSRFUIFSSSLKFIPKGKSDKDLKET